Proteins encoded in a region of the Deinococcus multiflagellatus genome:
- a CDS encoding DEAD/DEAH box helicase family protein: protein MTPALRLDRGTLVMTEVPAPVRDHFLWDARSQSWRAPGRAYRAVVEALREAGVPFRDSAAAFEKLDLGFAREVTPYVHQTRALNAWKRAGRRGVVVLPTGAGKTLVAQLALRDTPRSALICVPTLDLLHQWYAGLVAAFPDGQVGLLGGGSHDETPLLVSTYDSAAIHAETLAGRYALQIFDEAHHLPSDFTRVIAEMGLAPYRLGLTATPKRSDGRERDLDTLIGPVVFHAAPEDLAGETLAPYKEVVIRVSLSPFEQRRYDDLIAQRNEFLRLNGIRLGSIDGWKQFVMSSGTPHGRRAMLAHREARSLAYGTGGKLRVLEEVLANHPKERTLIFTDDNATVYRISREFLIPAITHQTPVKERHALLEKFRSGAYRVLVTSRVLNEGVDVPEASVAVVLSGTATEREHIQRLGRILRRAPGKQAVLYEVITQGTSEERVSQQRRGQWKAPAEDDFGVLNASD from the coding sequence ATGACGCCTGCGCTGCGCCTGGACCGGGGGACCCTCGTGATGACCGAGGTGCCCGCGCCCGTGCGTGACCACTTTCTCTGGGACGCGCGCAGCCAGTCGTGGCGGGCGCCGGGCCGGGCTTACCGCGCCGTGGTGGAGGCCCTGCGGGAAGCCGGCGTGCCCTTCCGCGACAGCGCCGCCGCCTTTGAGAAGCTGGACCTGGGCTTTGCGCGCGAGGTGACCCCCTACGTGCACCAGACCCGGGCCCTGAACGCCTGGAAACGGGCCGGACGCCGGGGCGTGGTGGTGCTGCCCACCGGCGCGGGCAAGACGCTGGTGGCGCAATTGGCGCTGCGCGACACCCCCCGCAGCGCGCTGATCTGCGTGCCCACCCTGGACCTGCTGCACCAGTGGTATGCCGGGTTGGTGGCCGCCTTTCCAGACGGGCAGGTGGGCCTGCTGGGCGGCGGCAGCCACGACGAGACCCCGCTGCTGGTCAGCACCTACGATTCGGCGGCCATTCACGCCGAGACGCTGGCCGGGCGCTACGCCCTGCAGATTTTCGATGAAGCCCATCACCTGCCCAGCGACTTTACCCGCGTGATTGCCGAGATGGGCCTCGCGCCCTACCGCCTGGGCCTGACCGCCACGCCCAAGCGCAGCGACGGCCGCGAGCGCGACCTGGACACTCTGATTGGCCCGGTGGTGTTTCACGCCGCCCCCGAGGATCTGGCAGGCGAAACGCTGGCGCCTTACAAGGAAGTGGTGATCCGCGTGTCGCTGAGCCCCTTCGAGCAGCGCCGCTACGACGACCTGATCGCGCAGCGCAACGAGTTCCTGCGCCTGAACGGCATTCGGCTGGGGTCCATTGACGGCTGGAAACAGTTCGTGATGAGCAGCGGCACCCCCCACGGCCGCCGCGCCATGCTGGCCCACCGCGAGGCCCGTTCATTGGCCTACGGTACAGGCGGCAAGCTGCGGGTGCTGGAGGAGGTGCTGGCCAACCACCCGAAAGAGCGCACGCTGATTTTCACCGACGACAACGCCACCGTGTACCGGATCAGCCGCGAGTTCCTGATTCCGGCGATCACGCACCAGACGCCGGTGAAAGAGCGCCACGCCCTGCTGGAGAAGTTCCGTTCTGGGGCGTACCGGGTGCTGGTGACCAGCCGCGTGCTGAACGAGGGCGTGGACGTGCCCGAAGCTAGCGTGGCGGTGGTGCTGTCTGGCACCGCCACCGAGCGCGAGCACATTCAGCGCCTGGGGCGCATTCTGCGCCGCGCGCCCGGCAAACAGGCGGTGCTGTACGAGGTGATCACCCAGGGCACCAGCGAGGAG